One part of the Candidatus Margulisiibacteriota bacterium genome encodes these proteins:
- a CDS encoding YezD family protein: MTPREASKPGEDKVLKKIAQTLSELHYGTIQITVHNSRVTQIDKLERVRVLREDYVDAGGAI, translated from the coding sequence ATGACCCCAAGAGAAGCGTCTAAACCTGGCGAAGACAAGGTTTTAAAAAAGATCGCGCAGACCCTGTCCGAACTGCATTACGGCACGATACAGATCACGGTGCACAACTCGCGCGTGACGCAAATAGATAAATTAGAACGTGTCCGTGTGCTGCGCGAGGATTATGTGGACGCCGGCGGCGCGATTTAA